In a genomic window of Streptomyces sp. SJL17-4:
- a CDS encoding FAD-dependent oxidoreductase gives MSTRIVVVGGGTAGARLAQRLPVTLLGEEPHAPYNRVLLADVLAGRYAPEVIALPGTREPVRLGVRAVRIDRAARTVECADGSLVGYDRLVLATGSNPVLPPLRGLRGRGGAELPEGVHAFRTLDDCLALRDRVRPGTRAVVIGGGLLGVSAARALAALGAEVMLTQQGERLMERQLDASASDLLREHVESLGVEVHTECRVSGLRQRDGEVTAVELADGFVLDAQVVVLACGVRPRVALAREAGLAVATGIVVDDALRTSDPYIHAIGDCAEHGGRVYGLAGPALEQADALTEVLLSETSTTPCGQSSLRAGRMPTTGVDAAPAEHTATTGVGTAPAEHAPTTGYTGTRALTRLTLGGATPLDLAAFGETTARPGDDVVQLTDATRRAYRKVVVRGDRLVGGVLLGDLAAVGTLARAWEGDEALPDEAPLLHLLTHDGGSS, from the coding sequence CGTCACCCTCCTCGGCGAGGAGCCGCACGCCCCGTACAACAGGGTGCTGCTCGCCGACGTCCTCGCCGGGCGGTACGCCCCCGAGGTGATCGCCCTGCCCGGGACCCGCGAGCCGGTACGGCTCGGGGTGCGGGCGGTGCGGATCGACCGGGCGGCGCGGACGGTGGAGTGCGCGGACGGTTCGCTCGTCGGCTACGACCGCCTGGTCCTGGCCACGGGCTCCAACCCGGTGCTCCCTCCGCTGCGCGGACTGCGCGGCCGGGGCGGGGCGGAGCTGCCGGAGGGCGTCCACGCCTTCCGTACGCTCGACGACTGTCTGGCGCTGCGCGACCGGGTACGGCCCGGGACGCGGGCGGTGGTCATCGGCGGCGGACTCCTCGGAGTCTCGGCGGCTCGGGCGCTGGCGGCGCTGGGCGCGGAGGTGATGCTCACCCAGCAGGGCGAGCGCCTGATGGAACGCCAACTGGACGCGTCGGCCTCGGACCTGCTGCGCGAGCACGTCGAGTCCCTCGGGGTCGAGGTGCACACCGAGTGCCGGGTGAGCGGCCTGCGGCAGCGGGACGGCGAGGTCACGGCGGTCGAACTGGCCGACGGCTTCGTCCTCGACGCACAGGTCGTGGTCCTGGCGTGCGGGGTCCGCCCGAGGGTGGCCCTGGCGAGGGAGGCGGGGCTCGCGGTGGCGACGGGCATCGTGGTCGACGACGCGCTGCGCACGTCGGACCCGTACATCCACGCGATCGGCGACTGCGCGGAACACGGGGGCAGGGTCTACGGCCTGGCGGGCCCGGCCCTGGAACAGGCGGACGCCCTGACGGAGGTCCTGCTTTCCGAGACGTCCACGACTCCGTGTGGGCAATCGTCCCTCAGGGCGGGACGTATGCCCACAACGGGGGTGGACGCCGCCCCCGCGGAGCACACGGCCACAACGGGGGTGGGCACCGCCCCCGCGGAACACGCGCCCACAACCGGGTACACGGGGACCCGCGCCCTCACCCGCCTCACACTCGGCGGCGCCACCCCCCTCGACCTCGCCGCCTTCGGCGAAACCACCGCTCGACCCGGCGACGACGTCGTCCAGCTCACCGACGCCACCCGCCGCGCCTACCGCAAGGTCGTCGTCCGCGGTGACCGCCTCGTCGGCGGCGTCCTCCTCGGCGACCTGGCCGCCGTCGGCACGCTCGCCCGGGCCTGGGAGGGCGACGAAGCCCTCCCCGACGAGGCCCCCCTGCTCCACCTGCTCACCCACGACGGAGGCTCCTCATGA